In a genomic window of Penaeus chinensis breed Huanghai No. 1 chromosome 30, ASM1920278v2, whole genome shotgun sequence:
- the LOC125041197 gene encoding extensin-like — MTQMTILKAKSPSPPKLHLTPYPTLPYSPNQPPNPHTPTPVNPSLLPTPPPPTSYPTRPPPYPHPKKVGVASDSPDIPRVAKPHQHVAEPVITAPGTPLSRHAAAATCDLRLAYDLRDKYDPCDTCCYDLRDIRTTYPIRTTLVTSPCSHIHIPSVSMLAYPHTLLVHVHISTYPPAPCSHIHIPSCPMSAYPPYAPFLTPT; from the exons ATGACACAAATGACCATTCTTAAAGCTAAatcgccctccccccctaaacTCCACCTCACCCCATACCCCAcactcccctactcccccaaTCAACCACCAAATCCCCACACACCAACCCCAGTTAACCCCTCTttactccctactcctcccccccccacatcctaCCCGACCCGACCCCCCCCATACCCACACCCCAAGAAAGTGGGCGTGGCCAGCGACAGCCCCGACATCCCCCGCGTCGCTAAGCCCCATCAGCACGTGGCAGAACCCGTCATTACGGCGCCAGGGACTCCGCTGAGCCGTCATGCAGCAGCGGCGACGTGCGACTTACGACTTGCGTACGACCTCCGTGATAAGTACGACCCCTGTGACACATGCTGCTACGACCTCCGCGATATAAGGACAACCTACCCGATACGTACGACCCTTgtgacat CTCCATGCTCGCATATCCACATACCCTCCGTCTCCATGCTCGCATATCCACATACCCTCCTGGTCCATGTTCACATATCCACATACCCTCCTGCCCCATGCTCACATATCCACATACCCTCCTGCCCCATGTCCGCATACCCACCCTATGCTCCTTTCCTCACACCTACAtaa